One stretch of Streptomyces sp. NBC_00443 DNA includes these proteins:
- a CDS encoding DEAD/DEAH box helicase, with protein sequence MNRTRTNNRSARTRNGSVDAGKGGGRFGSQAPRRSGGPARAGGYGRRPAAVQGEFALPKTITPALPAVEGFADLAMPEQLLTELGKQGVTAPFPIQGATLPNSLAGRDVLGRGRTGSGKTLAFGLALLARTAGQRAEPGQPLGLILVPTRELAQQVTDALTPYARSVRLRLATVVGGMSIGRQVGALRGGAEVVVATPGRLKDLIDRGDCRLDQVGITVLDEADQMADMGFMPQVTALLDQVRPEGQRMLFSATLDRNVDLLVRRYLTDPVVHSVDPSAGAVTTMEHHVLHVHGVDKHAATTEIAARDGRVIMFLDTKHAVDRLTQDLLNSGVRAAALHGGKSQPQRTRTLAQFKTGHVTVLVATNVAARGIHVDNLDLVVNVDPPTDHKDYLHRGGRTARAGESGSVVTLVTPNQRRGMVRLMSDAGIRPQTTQIRSGDEALSRITGAQAPSGIPVVITAPVVERPKRSSSSRGRRRPASASRRAPVRQSVFGAVA encoded by the coding sequence ATGAACCGCACCCGTACGAACAACCGCTCCGCCCGCACCCGTAATGGCAGTGTCGACGCCGGAAAGGGCGGCGGCCGCTTCGGCTCGCAGGCGCCGCGCCGTTCCGGTGGTCCCGCCCGTGCCGGCGGTTACGGCCGTCGGCCCGCCGCGGTGCAGGGTGAGTTCGCGCTCCCCAAAACGATCACCCCCGCGCTGCCCGCCGTTGAGGGCTTCGCCGATCTCGCCATGCCTGAACAACTGCTGACCGAACTCGGCAAGCAGGGGGTGACCGCACCGTTCCCGATCCAGGGGGCGACGCTGCCGAACTCCCTGGCGGGACGTGACGTCCTGGGCCGCGGGCGTACCGGTTCCGGCAAGACTCTCGCCTTCGGCCTCGCCCTGCTCGCCCGCACCGCTGGACAGCGTGCCGAACCCGGCCAGCCGCTGGGATTGATCCTCGTACCGACGCGTGAGCTGGCGCAGCAGGTGACGGACGCGCTCACACCGTACGCCCGCTCCGTCAGGCTGCGGCTGGCCACGGTGGTGGGCGGGATGTCGATCGGCCGGCAGGTCGGCGCGCTGCGCGGCGGGGCCGAGGTCGTCGTCGCGACCCCGGGTCGGCTCAAGGACCTCATCGACCGTGGCGACTGCCGGCTGGACCAGGTGGGCATCACGGTGCTGGACGAGGCTGACCAGATGGCCGACATGGGTTTCATGCCGCAGGTCACCGCGCTGCTCGACCAGGTGCGTCCGGAGGGGCAGCGGATGCTGTTCTCCGCCACCTTGGACCGTAACGTCGACCTGTTGGTGCGCCGCTATCTGACCGACCCCGTTGTGCATTCGGTCGACCCGTCGGCCGGTGCGGTCACGACGATGGAGCACCACGTCCTGCACGTCCACGGCGTCGACAAGCACGCTGCCACGACCGAGATCGCCGCCCGCGACGGCCGCGTGATCATGTTCCTGGACACCAAGCACGCCGTCGACCGGCTGACCCAGGACCTGCTCAACAGCGGGGTCCGGGCCGCGGCGCTGCACGGCGGCAAGTCGCAGCCTCAGCGCACCCGCACGCTGGCGCAGTTCAAGACGGGGCACGTCACCGTGCTGGTGGCGACCAATGTCGCGGCGCGCGGCATCCACGTCGACAACCTCGACCTCGTGGTCAACGTCGATCCGCCGACCGACCACAAGGACTACCTCCACCGCGGCGGTCGTACCGCCCGCGCGGGCGAGTCCGGCAGTGTCGTCACCCTCGTGACACCGAACCAGCGCCGCGGCATGGTCCGCCTCATGTCGGATGCCGGAATCCGGCCGCAGACCACCCAGATCCGCTCGGGCGACGAGGCCCTGAGCCGGATCACCGGTGCCCAGGCCCCGTCCGGCATCCCGGTCGTCATCACCGCACCGGTGGTCGAGCGCCCCAAGCGCAGCTCGTCCTCGCGCGGCCGACGCCGCCCCGCTTCGGCGAGCCGGCGCGCCCCCGTACGCCAGTCCGTCTTCGGCGCGGTGGCCTAG
- a CDS encoding cold-shock protein, protein MAAGTVKWFNAEKGFGFIEQDGGGADVFAHYSNIAAQGFRELLEGQKVTFDIAQGQKGPTAENIVPA, encoded by the coding sequence ATGGCTGCTGGTACCGTGAAGTGGTTCAACGCGGAAAAGGGCTTCGGCTTCATCGAGCAGGACGGTGGCGGCGCTGACGTGTTCGCCCACTACTCGAACATTGCCGCGCAGGGCTTTCGTGAGCTGCTCGAGGGTCAGAAGGTGACCTTCGACATCGCGCAGGGTCAGAAGGGCCCGACGGCCGAGAACATCGTTCCGGCCTGA